In the genome of Mucilaginibacter sp. 14171R-50, the window TCTTTCAGGCGGCCTATTTCTATGGTGGGGTCATCCAGTTTAAGCAGGCTTGCACCTAACACATAACGCCGCATTGGGCCCACGCCGTGCGTAATTATCACCCATCCGTCCTTAGTTTCAATAGGCGATCCGCAGTTACCTATCTGCACAAACTCCCATGTAAATTTAGGCTGCTGCAGCAAAACGGGCTTTTCCCAAATATTGATCTTATCCGAGTACATGATGTAATTGTTACATCCGTCTATACGGGATATCATGGCGTAACGGCCGTTAATTTTTCGCGGGAAAAGCGCCAGGTTCTTATTTTGCGCTCCGGCACCGTACAAAGGCATTATTTTAAAATTGTAAAAATCGTTTGTTTGCAACAATTTGGGCATTATCAGCGAGCCATCATACGCGGTATAGGTTGCATAGTAAACATATGTTCCGTCGTCGTTCACAAACTTAACAAAACGGGCATCTTCAATACCTTTGCGTTCGTACTCCGATATTGGGAATATTACCCGGTCAGAAATATCCGTGTCAAGCGAAAAAACAATTTCGTAATATGAATCTGCCAGCCAAAGCACCTTATCATATTCTAACTGCATCAAATCATTTTCCTGCAGTTTCTGCGAATCAAGTATAATACGGCGCAGATTAGAATATTCAAAATGATGATCGAGTTTGTCCTCCAGCTCGTTAAGCACATTTATATTTATCTGCGTAATAGCTGCTTTTTCAAAAAAGAGTTTTTTGTTATATACAGCGTTTCGTACAATTTCGGCCTCATCGATGTAGCTGCCGGCCGGCATAACCGTGATCTGGTTATCCTTATCAATCATTGCCCTGCGAAAGGTTATAGATGAAATGTGCCCCTCGCCTACCGCCCTAAAGCTGATAATAACACGCCTTTGGCCGTCCTCCATCTCTGTTTGATCCGGGTCTTCGATAATAGATGGGTTAAAAAAAGCAGCCGACTCAATAGAATATTCGTGGGTAAAATACGATCCTATCAGTAGTTTACGGTACACGGTAAGGGTATCAAAATCAATACCCAGTTCGTTAAAAAGGGGTTTTAACTTGCTGCAATGCCGGTTTAAAACCCGGGTGATGTTGCGGTGGCGCTTAGAGTATTCCTGCAGTAAGGGCGATACAATACCAAATGCTTCGTCTTCGCTGATGCCCATTACCCGTTGTAAAACCTCTTTAGCCCGGTCGTTCCCGTTAAAAAAAAATCTTGCAATTACACGCTTCGGATCAGGATTTACTCTTATTGGTTTTCGTTCTACAGAAAGTCTCATACAAAAAAAGATGCGTTTATTCATTAACACCATGCCTGCTAAATTGATTTCGCCAATTTCACAAACGTTGGTAAAATGTGTAAATAATACGTAATGGAGTCAAATAGTTTGTTAAAGTTTAAGTTATGTTCAATATAAAAATCATTTCGCCCTTTGCCGCTTGCAACGCGCTCAGATCATGTTGTTACGTTTAATGAGGTATTCTTTTAAAATACCGTTGTAACCTTGGTCAATATCGGCATCTACCAGTTGTATGTGGTACTGGGCGCACTTCAATTCAAGCTGGTGCCGGTACTCTCTCAGGGCCGATTGATAGCTCTCTCTGATTTTATTGGGATGTACGCGTACTTCAGCCCCGGTTTCTATATCAACAAAATGATGCGGGCGGTTATCAAAGTCGAACTCGAGCTCTTTTTTACGGCTGGTTACATTAAAAATGATCACCTCGTGCTTTTTAAATTTTAAATGCTGTATGGCGGCAAAAAGCTGTCGTGTTTTTTCGGCGTCAAGACTATTCTCCAGCATATCGCTAAAAATAATAACCATTGATCGCTGATGTATCCCGGCGGCTACGTGATGCAACACCCGGGCAATGCTGGTAGTGGTATTTTCCCGGGGGATATCATATACCTTTTCAAGCTCTGTATACAGGTGAAACAGGTGCTTTGAGGTTGACCGGGCCGGGCTCATCCAATCTACCTTGTCCGAAAACAAGCACAGCCCGAAGGCATCGCGCTGTTTTTTAAACAAGTACATCAACGACGCTATGGCGTAGATGGAGAATTGCAGCTTGCTTGTACCATTTTCCGGAAAGTTCATGCTCGACGAGGTATCCAGCAGTAAATAGCAACGCAGGTTGGTTTCTTCTTCAAACTGCTTTACAAAAAGTTTATCAGTGCGGGCCAGCAGTTTCCAATCGATATTTTTTACCGATTCGCCATTATTATACAACCTGTGCTCGGCAAACTCGACCGAAAACCCATGAAACGGACTTTGGTGCAGGCCGGTTATAAAGCCCTCAACCACCTGCCGGGCAAGCAACTCTAAATTGGCCAGTTGCCGTATATGCTGGTCGTTACTAAGTGTGGGCATTATGCAATATATAAACTTTAATGTTTACCTGCACTGCTTATTTTTACTGTTAAAACCGGGTGTATATGGCCGCTTGTAAAACATGGTTAAAGTAGCTACCGGCCGTTTGCTGTACAAACTGGTTAAGGTAACCTACCTCTACATCGGCCTTTTTATGCACCCGGTATCCAACAGCTGCATATGCGCGGTTCTGATCAAAAAAATGATTATTTACCTTATGGTTGTTTTGCACATTAACCATAACCTCGTTTTGCAGGCCTACAAACGGGCCCTTGGTAAAGGTCTCGGCTTTTTTTAGCGGGATTACGGCCCTTGCAAAGTAGCGCACACGCTGGGCAAAGTAGTGGTCGGTTTTATTGGTGGTGTTACCCAAAAAACGCTGTTCTAACCGTAAACGGTGCTGTAGCGTAGCGGCCTTGCTTATTTTTGTATTAATGATAAGCTGTTGCCAGATACGGCTCTCGGGCCGGAATGTTTTTGCCCCGGTTGGCAAATGGTTGTTGGCTGAGATATAAGCATAACCCAAAGCAGCCATTTTATTATTGTCGAAATAGTAGTTCACCGAAGGGCGAAGTAATACGTTTTGCAAATAATCGTAATGGTTCGCCGAGCGGAACTGAGCGTCAAACGACATGCCCCATTTATCTGAAAACTTTTGTGTGTGAAATAATGCCGCCCAGCCTGAAAAACGGTTTTGCTGCGCGAATAATTTACCAGGGATGGCCAAGCCGATAAGTAATAGTAGTATCAGTGTTTTTTTCATAGGGAGATAGATGTATACGGCGAAGATAAAAAACTATGCTTATCTGAAAAAAAGTTTATCATTCTAAGCAGCAGCCAGGGGTAGACACTGCGTTATCAAAGCCGATGTACAAGCCAAATGATTCCTAATCCTTAAACCTTGCCACCTGCTTACGGCCAATGTCGTACGTTAGGCGGAATGCTTCCTGGTTGCTGAACCGTCCAGGGGTGTTATGCAGGCTTAATACAAATTGCCCCCTTAAACCGTTCGCTATAAACGGCGTATAAATAATATCTAAACGGTTATACGTTTTATACTGATAATAAGCATCACCAAAAGCGATGTGGTGGCCATCGCCTTTATAAAATTCATCGTTAAGGGCAAA includes:
- a CDS encoding glycosidase; protein product: MRLSVERKPIRVNPDPKRVIARFFFNGNDRAKEVLQRVMGISEDEAFGIVSPLLQEYSKRHRNITRVLNRHCSKLKPLFNELGIDFDTLTVYRKLLIGSYFTHEYSIESAAFFNPSIIEDPDQTEMEDGQRRVIISFRAVGEGHISSITFRRAMIDKDNQITVMPAGSYIDEAEIVRNAVYNKKLFFEKAAITQININVLNELEDKLDHHFEYSNLRRIILDSQKLQENDLMQLEYDKVLWLADSYYEIVFSLDTDISDRVIFPISEYERKGIEDARFVKFVNDDGTYVYYATYTAYDGSLIMPKLLQTNDFYNFKIMPLYGAGAQNKNLALFPRKINGRYAMISRIDGCNNYIMYSDKINIWEKPVLLQQPKFTWEFVQIGNCGSPIETKDGWVIITHGVGPMRRYVLGASLLKLDDPTIEIGRLKEPLLVPNSDEREGYVPNVLYSCGSMIHNNKLIIPYGISDSSTSFAEVDLDELLARFKEDGID
- a CDS encoding DUF58 domain-containing protein, producing the protein MPTLSNDQHIRQLANLELLARQVVEGFITGLHQSPFHGFSVEFAEHRLYNNGESVKNIDWKLLARTDKLFVKQFEEETNLRCYLLLDTSSSMNFPENGTSKLQFSIYAIASLMYLFKKQRDAFGLCLFSDKVDWMSPARSTSKHLFHLYTELEKVYDIPRENTTTSIARVLHHVAAGIHQRSMVIIFSDMLENSLDAEKTRQLFAAIQHLKFKKHEVIIFNVTSRKKELEFDFDNRPHHFVDIETGAEVRVHPNKIRESYQSALREYRHQLELKCAQYHIQLVDADIDQGYNGILKEYLIKRNNMI
- a CDS encoding DUF2490 domain-containing protein; its protein translation is MKKTLILLLLIGLAIPGKLFAQQNRFSGWAALFHTQKFSDKWGMSFDAQFRSANHYDYLQNVLLRPSVNYYFDNNKMAALGYAYISANNHLPTGAKTFRPESRIWQQLIINTKISKAATLQHRLRLEQRFLGNTTNKTDHYFAQRVRYFARAVIPLKKAETFTKGPFVGLQNEVMVNVQNNHKVNNHFFDQNRAYAAVGYRVHKKADVEVGYLNQFVQQTAGSYFNHVLQAAIYTRF